Proteins encoded in a region of the Zea mays cultivar B73 chromosome 2, Zm-B73-REFERENCE-NAM-5.0, whole genome shotgun sequence genome:
- the LOC103649209 gene encoding crocetin glucosyltransferase 2: MASTWRAKTVGPAVPSAYLDNRLPDDTSYGFHLYTPMTETTKAWLDARPARSVVYASLGSIAKPDAAQTAEMAEGLYGSGKAFLWVVRASESAKLPENFAGRTTEERGLVVTWSPQLEVLAHPAVGCFVTHCGWNSTMEALGAGVPMVAMPQWSDQTMNAKYIEDVWRVGVRVRPDGRGVVRKEELERCVREVMEGERSLDYIRNAAGWKEKARSAMSEGGSSDKNVLDFLGALGLKK, translated from the coding sequence ATGGCGTCGACCTGGAGAGCCAAGACGGTGGGTCCAGCGGTCCCGTCGGCGTACCTCGACAACCGGCTGCCGGACGACACATCCTACGGCTTCCACCTCTACACGCCTATGACGGAGACGACGAAGGCCTGGCTGGACGCTAGGCCCGCGCGCTCGGTCGTGTACGCCTCTTTAGGCAGCATCGCCAAGCCAGACGCGGCTCAGACGGCGGAGATGGCGGAGGGGCTGTACGGCAGCGGCAAGGCCTTCCTGTGGGTCGTCAGGGCCTCGGAGAGCGCGAAGCTACCTGAAAACTTCGCCGGCAGGACCACCGAGGAGAGGGGCCTCGTCGTGACATGGAGCCCTCAGCTCGAGGTGCTGGCGCACCCGGCTGTGGGGTGCTTCGTGACGCACTGCGGGTGGAACTCGACGATGGAGGCGCTGGGTGCCGGCGTGCCGATGGTGGCCATGCCGCAGTGGTCGGACCAGACCATGAACGCCAAGTACATCGAGGACGTGTGGCGCGTAGGCGTGCGAGTGCGCCCGGACGGGAGAGGCGTGGTGAGGAAGGAGGAGCTCGAGAGGTGCGTGAGGGAGGTGATGGAAGGAGAGAGGAGCTTGGACTACATCCGGAACGCTGCCGGCTGGAAGGAGAAGGCCAGGAGTGCCATGAGCGAAGGCGGCAGCTCCGACAAGAACGTCCTAGATTTCCTTGGCGCGCTTGGACTGAAAAAATAA
- the LOC109944062 gene encoding ankyrin repeat-containing protein At5g02620, translating into MEKQPSVRHGALEKLKSFRGMEKQRSFKFLSMEKQQSFKRNKDSPGKRGDTALHLAARAGSVAHVQKILAECDPELVVELAGRTNQDGETALYVSAEKGHVEVVCEILKASDVQSAGIKASNSFDAFHIAAKQGHLDVLKELLQAFPSLAMTTNSVNATALDTAATQGHVDIVNLLLETDASLARIARNNGKTVLHSAARMGHVEVVTALLNKDPGIGFRTDKKGQTALHMASKGQNAEILLELLKPDISVIHVEDSKGNRPLHVATRKGNTIMVQTLISVEGIEINAVNRAGETAFAIADKQGNEELVNILREVGGGTAKEQVNPPNPAKQLKQTVSDIRHDVQSQMKQTRQTKMQFQKIKKRIQKLHIGGLNNAINSNTVVAVLIATVAFAAIFQLPGNFLEDMTQAPDPDMTLGQALIASDPAFIIFLVFDALALFISLAVVVVQTSLIVVEQKAKKKMVFVINKLMWLACLCISAAFIALTYVVVGRDDEWLAWCTMAIGTVTMVATVGSMCYCVVAHRMEEKSLRKIRRTSMSQSWSISIDSEAELMNSEYKKMYAL; encoded by the exons ATGGAGAAGCAACCCAGCGTGCGACATGGTGCCCTAGAGAAACTGAAGAGCTTCCGGGGGATGGAGAAGCAGAGAAGCTTCAAGTTCTTGTCCATGGAGAAGCAGCAGAGCTTCAAAAGGAACAAGGACAGCCCTGGGAAGCGGGGTGACACCGCGCTCCACCTCGCGGCGAGAGCTGGCAGTGTCGCACATGTTCAGAAGATCCTTGCGGAGTGTGATCCAGAACTGGTGGTGGAGTTAGCTGGCCGCACGAATCAAGACGGCGAGACTGCGTTGTATGTGTCTGCTGAGAAAGGGCATGTTGAGGTTGTGTGTGAGATTTTGAAGGCTTCGGATGTGCAGTCAGCCGGGATCAAGGCCAGTAACAGCTTCGATGCATTCCATATTGCGGCAAAGCAGGGCCATTTGG ATGTCTTGAAGGAGCTGTTACAGGCCTTTCCCTCATTAGCAATGACAACAAATTCTGTAAATGCCACAGCTTTGGACACTGCTGCAACTCAGGGCCACGTTGACATTGTTAATCTTCTGCTAGAAACAGATGCAAGCCTTGCTAGGATTGCAAGAAATAATGGCAAGACAGTTTTGCATTCAGCAGCAAGAATGGGCCATGTGGAGGTGGTCACTGCACTGTTAAATAAGGACCCGGGGATTGGGTTTAGAACAGATAAGAAGGGACAAACAGCTCTACACATGGCTTCGAAAGGCCAAAATGCAGAAATTCTGCTTGAGTTGTTGAAGCCTGATATCTCAGTTATCCATGTGGAGGACAGCAAGGGGAATAGACCATTGCATGTTGCAACTCGGAAGGGAAACACCATT ATGGTTCAGACCCTAATATCAGTTGAGGGGATTGAAATCAATGCGGTTAATAGAGCTGGAGAGACTGCTTTTGCTATTGCAGATAAACAAGGTAATGAAGAGCTCGTCAACATCCTGAGAGAGGTCGGTGGAGGAACTGCAAAAGAGCAAGTAAATCCTCCTAATCCAGCAAAGCAGCTTAAGCAGACAGTCAGCGATATCAGGCATGATGTTCAATCACAGATGAAGCAAACACGCCAGACCAAGATGCAATTCCAAAAAATCAAGAAGAGGATTCAGAAGCTCCACATTGGTGGGCTAAACAATGCCATCAACTCCAACACTGTTGTTGCGGTGCTTATTGCCACCGTTGCCTTTGCTGCCATATTCCAACTCCCCGGTAATTTTCTGGAGGACATGACTCAAGCACCTGACCCAGACATGACCTTGGGGCAAGCATTGATAGCCAGTGATCCAGCCTTTATAATCTTCTTGGTTTTCGATGCTTTGGCTCTCTTTATCTCGCTTGCTGTCGTAGTAGTCCAGACATCTCtaattgttgttgaacagaaggccaagaagaagatgGTCTTTGTGATAAACAAGTTGATGTGGCTCGCATGCCTCTGCATCTCGGCAGCCTTCATAGCGCTAACCTACGTTGTCGTGGGTCGAGACGACGAGTGGCTGGCCTGGTGTACTATGGCAATTGGCACTGTTACCATGGTGGCCACTGTCGGTTCCATGTGCTACTGCGTTGTCGCTCACAGGATGGAAGAGAAGAGCTTGAGGAAGATCAGGAGGACCTCCATGAGCCAGTCATGGTCCATATCAATTGACTCGGAAGCAGAGCTGATGAACAGTGAGTACAAGAAGATGTATGCCCTTTAG
- the LOC100277178 gene encoding uncharacterized protein LOC100277178 yields MAKSCKGLAMELVKCLSETDCVKKRPYKECAGEKVPNITSECVGLRETYFNCKRGQVDMRARIRGNKGY; encoded by the exons ATGGCGAAGTCGTGCAAGGGGTTGGCCATGGAGCTCGTCAAGTGTCTCAGCGAGACCGACTGCGTCAAG AAAAGGCCGTACAAGGAGTGCGCTGGGGAGAAGGTGCCAAACATTACCAGCGAGTGCGTTGGCCTGCGGGAGACCTACTTCAACTGCAAGAGGGGCCAG GTTGACATGCGGGCCCGAATACGCGGGAACAAGGGATACTAG
- the LOC109944063 gene encoding uncharacterized protein, which produces MKPRPPAGASSASAAPPRLRPHLARLASFLIVFAVGYSLGLLSSSTRPPPPRPSQSQSQSQATTIARPHADALFPASSNSNGTAASSYPRSPPHDLFRFRERCGEPVPSDAVVRTLLDRLFGGESPYAGFPPERTAALLRPAAARPRGWGSTGAVFAELMEAVRPAVVVELGAFLGASALHMAAVARNLSLSPAILCVDDFRGWPAFRDRFRRDVPPPRHGDALLLPQFMANVVAAEGARVVLPLPFSTASALAALCEWGVYADLIEVDAGHDFHSAWADINLAWAVLRPGGVMFGHDYFTSADDRGVRRAVTLFAKVKGLTVRPHGQHWVLSPKPRGRADDARRR; this is translated from the coding sequence ATGAAGCCACGTCCACCGGCGGGGGCGTCGTCCGCTTCCGCCGCGCCGCCCAGGCTGCGGCCGCACCTGGCGCGGCTCGCCTCCTTCCTGATCGTCTTCGCCGTGGGCTACTCGCTGGGCCTCCTGTCGTCGTCCACCCGGCCGCCGCCACCGAGACCGTCCCAGTCCCAGTCCCAGTCCCAGGCGACGACGATCGCGCGGCCGCACGCCGACGCTTTATTCCCGGCGTCGTCGAACTCGAACGGGACCGCCGCGTCGAGCTACCCGCGGTCGCCTCCGCACGACCTGTTCCGGTTCAGGGAGCGGTGCGGGGAGCCGGTGCCGAGCGACGCCGTGGTGCGGACGCTGCTCGACAGGCTCTTCGGCGGCGAGAGCCCCTACGCGGGGTTCCCGCCCGAGCGCACGGCGGCGCTGCTGCGCCCGGCCGCGGCGCGCCCGCGCGGGTGGGGGTCGACGGGGGCGGTGTTCGCGGAGCTCATGGAGGCGGTGCGCCCGGCGGTGGTCGTGGAGCTGGGCGCGTTCCTGGGCGCGTCGGCGCTGCACATGGCGGCCGTGGCCAGGAACCTGTCCCTGTCCCCGGCCATCCTCTGCGTCGACGACTTCCGCGGCTGGCCGGCGTTCCGGGACCGCTTCCGCCGCGACGTGCCGCCGCCGCGGCACGGCGACGCGCTGCTGCTGCCGCAGTTCATGGCCAACGTCGTGGCGGCGGAGGGGGCGCGCGTCGTCCTGCCGCTGCCCTTCTCCACGGCGTCCGCGCTCGCCGCGCTCTGCGAGTGGGGCGTCTACGCCGACCTCATCGAGGTGGACGCCGGCCACGACTTCCACTCGGCGTGGGCCGACATCAACCTGGCCTGGGCCGTGCTCCGCCCCGGCGGCGTCATGTTCGGCCACGACTACTTCACGTCCGCCGACGACCGCGGCGTGCGCCGCGCCGTCACGCTCTTCGCCAAGGTCAAGGGGCTCACCGTCCGCCCGCACGGCCAGCACTGGGTGCTCTCCCCGAAGCCGCGAGGGCGCGCCGACGACGCCCGGCGACGGTGA